The Niastella koreensis GR20-10 genome includes a window with the following:
- a CDS encoding relaxase/mobilization nuclease domain-containing protein — protein sequence MVIRGSVRGNGKQLANYLLTKADNDNIRVLDIQGTCYPDNLKKALLQMSLTSELTKSDKGLYHVQICPAYDDDKQMTKNDWVRAAEILEQEVGYTGQKRAIVLHEKKGRIHAHVVWERYDHEHKRMIPNHYSRLAQDRARIRMEKELEHERTPERNERRPEMKEYLSKVWQRTDSAASFMKTIAEKGYVIAVGTQRPYMVIDEKGRSFDLVRQLEKVRTKEVRERFKTTKLVREKEAIEQVRVRQRSEKQKEKAKQRVGWEMLQQAANDNIRQITEQQQKEKSVEKSRSMQMSFTVEGNQAQKSKEKLKEVVQQMDEQEAKKKEVLERLKRAKLERAKRFRENERDL from the coding sequence ATGGTCATACGGGGGAGCGTACGGGGGAACGGCAAACAACTGGCGAATTACCTGCTGACGAAAGCGGACAATGACAATATTCGGGTCCTGGACATTCAGGGAACGTGTTACCCGGACAATTTGAAAAAAGCATTGTTGCAAATGTCGTTGACCAGTGAGTTAACTAAAAGTGACAAAGGGCTTTATCACGTGCAGATATGCCCGGCTTATGATGACGATAAGCAAATGACTAAGAATGATTGGGTACGGGCTGCGGAAATACTGGAACAAGAGGTAGGCTACACGGGTCAGAAACGCGCCATCGTCCTGCATGAGAAAAAAGGCCGGATTCATGCGCATGTCGTTTGGGAGCGATACGATCATGAACATAAACGAATGATACCTAATCATTATTCAAGGCTTGCCCAGGATCGGGCAAGGATAAGAATGGAAAAGGAGCTTGAACACGAAAGAACACCTGAGCGGAATGAACGCCGTCCAGAAATGAAAGAGTATCTGTCAAAAGTTTGGCAGCGGACGGACAGCGCCGCATCCTTCATGAAAACCATTGCAGAGAAAGGCTATGTCATTGCAGTGGGTACACAACGCCCTTATATGGTCATCGATGAAAAAGGTAGATCCTTTGATTTAGTTCGGCAGTTGGAAAAAGTAAGAACGAAAGAAGTTCGAGAGCGGTTTAAGACGACAAAGCTCGTTCGAGAAAAAGAAGCAATTGAACAAGTACGGGTAAGACAAAGGAGTGAGAAGCAGAAAGAAAAAGCCAAACAACGCGTCGGTTGGGAAATGTTGCAGCAAGCCGCCAATGACAATATCCGGCAAATCACCGAGCAGCAGCAAAAGGAAAAATCTGTTGAAAAGTCCCGCTCGATGCAAATGTCATTTACAGTCGAAGGAAATCAGGCGCAAAAGTCAAAGGAGAAATTGAAAGAGGTCGTTCAACAGATGGACGAGCAAGAGGCCAAAAAGAAAGAGGTATTGGAGAGATTAAAACGGGCAAAGTTGGAAAGAGCCAAACGGTTTAGAGAGAATGAACGGGATTTATAA
- a CDS encoding plasmid mobilization protein encodes MTQADNTNENKKRVLIQLRTTEEDKAVLQANAIAAGMTVTDFIKNRTIGKQPRTRMATPEREMLMGLQHQISMIGNNVNQIAKAMNAEKKAFYSVTVKETLIAQTLTDLSTLANHISNLLEHGHTGERTGERQTTGELPADESGQ; translated from the coding sequence ATGACACAGGCAGATAATACAAATGAAAATAAAAAGCGCGTGCTGATTCAGCTGCGCACAACCGAAGAAGATAAAGCCGTACTGCAAGCAAATGCAATAGCCGCAGGCATGACGGTAACGGATTTTATCAAAAATCGAACGATAGGAAAACAGCCCCGCACCAGGATGGCAACGCCTGAAAGAGAAATGCTCATGGGCCTGCAACACCAAATCAGTATGATCGGCAATAACGTAAACCAGATTGCCAAAGCGATGAATGCGGAAAAGAAAGCTTTTTATTCCGTTACGGTCAAAGAAACCTTGATTGCGCAGACCTTGACCGATTTAAGCACTCTTGCCAATCATATTTCAAATCTACTCGAACATGGTCATACGGGGGAGCGTACGGGGGAACGGCAAACAACTGGCGAATTACCTGCTGACGAAAGCGGACAATGA